One Phaseolus vulgaris cultivar G19833 chromosome 4, P. vulgaris v2.0, whole genome shotgun sequence DNA window includes the following coding sequences:
- the LOC137837886 gene encoding protein-S-isoprenylcysteine O-methyltransferase A-like, with translation MTEILSYTASRQLSQMFFAVAFFHISEYFLAAVIHGRSNITLKSLLISKHYIVAMLFSLLEYIIEIIFVPEIKEHWVISDLGLALVVIGEIVRKLGIITAGTAFTHLIKIYHDDNHKLITNGIYSYIRHPGYCGFLVWSVGTQIMLCNPISLIAFAAVVWRFFAKRIPYEEFFLRQFFGTQYEQYAQRVASGVPFVK, from the coding sequence atgacAGAAATCCTTAGCTACACAGCTTCCAGACAGTTATCTCAAATGTTCTTTGCAGTTGCCTTTTTTCACATTTCTGAATATTTTCTAGCAGCTGTCATTCATGGGAGATCAAATATAACTCTAAAGTCTCTTTTGATTAGCAAGCACTACATTGTGGCGATGCTGTTTTCGTTGCTGGAATATATCATTGAGATTATTTTCGTACCTGAGATTAAGGAACATTGGGTGATCAGTGATTTGGGTCTGGCACTGGTTGTGATTGGGGAAATTGTAAGGAAGCTGGGAATTATAACAGCTGGGACAGCCTTTACACATCTTATAAAGATATACCACGACGATAATCACAAGCTGATTACCAATGGTATATATAGCTATATTCGTCATCCAGGGTACTGTGGGTTCCTTGTTTGGTCTGTTGGCACTCAAATAATGCTTTGCAATCCCATATCACTTATTGCATTTGCAGCTGTTGTCTGGCGTTTTTTTGCTAAGCGAATACCTTACGAAGAATTCTTTCTGAGACAGTTTTTTGGAACACAGTATGAGCAATATGCCCAAAGGGTGGCGTCAGGGGTGCCATTTGTGAAATGA
- the LOC137837881 gene encoding glutamate decarboxylase-like, with product MVITSTATHPDEQAQSIFSTFASRYVREPIPRFKIPEKSIPKDAAYQIINDELMLDGTPRLNLASFVTTWMEPECDKLIMASLNKNYVDMDEYPVTTELQNRCVNIIANLFHAPINEDETAVGVGTVGSSEAIMLAGLAFKRKWKTKRKAEGKPYDKPNIVTGANVQVCWEKFARYFEVELKEVKLSEGYYVMDPVKAVEMVDENTICVAAILGSTMTGEFEDVKLLNELLTEKNKETGWDTPIHVDAASGGFIAPFLYPDLEWDFRLPLVKSINVSGHKYGLVYPGVGWVVWRSKDDLPDELVFHINYLGSDQPTFTLNFSKGSSQIIAQYYQLIRLGFEGYKNIMENCLENTRVLKEGIERTGLFNIISKDIGVPLLAFSLKDSSQHSVFEISDQLRKFGWIVPAYTMPPNAQHIAVLRVVVREDFSCGLAQRLVSDIEKVMTLLDTLPSIFSTKTAHVTAITNEISEKVKKSAMETQREIILYWKRLVDGKKLGAC from the exons ATGGTGATCACATCCACTGCTACACACCCAGATGAACAAgcacagagcatattttctacTTTTGCTTCCAGATATGTGCGTGAACCTATTCCCAG GTTCAAGATACCAGAGAAATCAATACCAAAGGATGCTGCTTATCAGATAATAAACGATGAGTTGATGCTGGATGGCACACCAAGGCTCAACTTGGCTTCATTTGTGACCACTTGGATGGAGCCTGAGTGTGACAAGCTCATAATGGCTTCACTTAACAAGAACTATGTTGACATGGATGAGTACCCTGTCACCACTGAGCTCCAG AACCGGTGTGTTAATATAATAGCAAATCTATTCCACGCTCCTATAAATGAAGATGAGACTGCAGTAGGTGTGGGAACTGTGGGTTCATCAGAGGCAATAATGTTAGCAGGTTTGGCTTTTAAAAGGAAATGGAAGACCAAGAGAAAAGCAGAAGGCAAACCATATGACAAGCCTAACATAGTTACTGGGGCTAATGTGCAG GTTTGTTGGGAAAAATTTGCAAGGTACTTTGAGGTAGAGCTTAAGGAAGTGAAACTCAGTGAGGGATACTATGTGATGGACCCTGTGAAAGCAGTTGAAATGGTGGATGAGAACACCATCTGTGTTGCAGCCATTTTGGGATCAACTATGACTGGAGAGTTTGAGGATGTGAAACTTCTCAATGAACTTCTCACTGAAAAGAACAAGGAAACAGGTTGGGATACCCCAATTCATGTAGATGCTGCCAGTGGGGGGTTTATTGCTCCATTTCTGTATCCTGATCTAGAGTGGGATTTTCGTTTGCCATTGGTGAAAAGCATCAATGTTAGTGGTCACAAGTACGGTCTTGTATACCCTGGTGTTGGTTGGGTTGTCTGGAGGAGTAAGGATGACTTGCCAGATGAACTTGTTTTTCACATCAATTATCTTGGATCTGATCAGCCCACTTTCACATTGAATTTCTCTAAAG GATCCAGTCAAATTATTGCACAGTATTACCAACTTATTCGGCTCGGCTTTGAG GGTTATAAAAACATCATGGAAAATTGCTTGGAGAATACAAGAGTTCTTAAAGAGGGAATTGAGAGAACAGGGCTATTTAACATCATCTCCAAGGATATAGGGGTGCCACTTTTGGCCTTCTCTTTGAAAGACAGTAGCCAACACTCGGTGTTTGAGATATCAGATCAGCTGAGGAAATTTGGCTGGATAGTTCCAGCCTATACAATGCCACCAAATGCACAACATATTGCAGTCCTCAGGGTGGTGGTTAGGGAGGATTTCAGCTGTGGCTTGGCTCAGAGACTTGTTTCTGACATTGAAAAAGTTATGACTCTCTTGGACACACTTCCAAGCATCTTCTCTACCAAAACTGCTCATGTCACAGCCATCACCAATGAGATTAGTGAGAAGGTAAAGAAGAGTGCAATGGAGACTCAAAGAGAGATTATTTTGTACTGGAAGCGACTTGTGGATGGCAAGAAACTTGGAGCATGCTAA
- the LOC137837885 gene encoding DNA polymerase epsilon subunit B — translation MNASMRKKVQRNCKIRGYNLKVDALDEILSFASRFEGNEEEAIDLLLDKLDELENSLKSTIIDKDTVNRAVSLLLEVVGDDSDPGEGTGTSSAFRVIDAFHVPKFKYDTIRKQFYEHTGSLSIHGEASGKAALYRDRFLLLSQRLSRDQHFSKPAFESEFSHFGSCEISPIQSLVGQTGRRWVMGVISQLEDGHYYLEDLTAAVKINLSNAKITTGLFSENTIVVVEGEMLLEGIFQVLTCGFPPLEDRNKSLKVLSGHDFFGGGTLTKEETIRLEEMEKRAVNDMFVILSDVWLDKEEALTKVETILDGFESVEVVPSLFVFMGNFCSRPCNLSFHSYSSLRMQFGKLGEMIAAHTRLKEQSRFLFIPGPDDAGPSTVLPRCALPKYLTEELQKHIPNAIFSSNPCRVKFYTQEIVFFRQDMLHRMRRSCLMSPSIEETDDHFQHLVATITHQSHLCPLPLTVQPIIWNYDHSLYLYPTPHTIVLGDRSAQKAFKYTGITCFNTGSFSIDSTFVAYRPCSQEVELSAL, via the exons atgaaTGCTTCAATGAGGAAAAAGGTTCAAAGGAATTGTAAGATAAGAGGCTACAATCTCAAAGTCGATGCTCTCGACGAGATCCTCTCCTTCGCCTCTCGATTCGAAGGCAACGAAGAAGAAGCCATCGATCTCCTCCTCGACAAGCTCGACGAGCTCGAAAATTCAc TGAAATCCACCATAATCGACAAGGACACGGTGAACCGCGCGGTGAGCCTGCTGCTGGAAGTTGTGGGGGATGACTCCGATCCCGGCGAGGGCACCGGAACCTCTTCCGCCTTTCGCGTGATCGATGCGTTTCACGTCCCGAAGTTTAAATACGACACTATCAGAAAGCAGTTCTACGA GCATACAGGCAGCTTGTCTATTCACGGAGAAGCATCTGGTAAAGCAGCTTTGTACAGAGATAGGTTTCTATTATTGTCCCAGAGGCTCTCTCGTGACCAGCATTTTTCCAAACCTGCTTTTGAATCTGAATTCTCCCATTTCGGGAGTTGTGAG ATATCTCCTATTCAATCTCTGGTTGGGCAAACTGGTAGAAGATGGGTGATGGGCGTAATATCTCAGCTGGAAGATGGTCATTACTATTTGGAAGACCTTACAGCTGCAGTTAAAATTAACTTGTCCAATGCA AAGATAACTACAGGACTCTTTTCAGAGAACACTATAGTTGTGGTCGAAGGGGAGATGCTTCTGGAGGGTATTTTTCAG GTCTTAACATGTGGATTTCCTCCATTGGAGGATAGAAATAAGTCACTGAAAGTACTTTCAGGGCATGACTTTTTTGGTGGTGGTACTCTTACAAAAGAGGAAACT ATTAGACTGGAAGAGATGGAGAAAAGAGCAGTAAATGACATGTTTGTCATACTTTCTGATGTTTGGCTAGACAAAGAAGAG gctttgacaaaggtaGAGACTATTCTGGATGGTTTTGAGAGTGTGGAAGTGGTTCCTTCCTTATTTGTTTTCATGGGAAACTTCTGTTCTAGGCCATGTAACCTTTCATTTCATTCTTATTCGAGCCTCAG AATGCAATTTGGTAAGCTGGGGGAAATGATTGCTGCCCATACACGGCTGAAAGAGCAGAGTCGATTTCTTTTTATTCCAGGTCCTGATGATGCAG GTCCTTCTACAGTTCTTCCTAGGTGCGCTTTACCAAAATATTTAACTGAAGAGCTCCAAAAGCACATTCCCAATGCCATATTTTCAAGCAACCCTTGCAG GGTCAAATTTTATACCCAAGAAATTGTATTTTTCCGCCAGGATATGCTGCATAGAATGCGTCGCTCATGTTTGATGTCACCTTCTATAGAAGAAACCGATGATCATTTTCAACAT CTTGTTGCTACCATAACCCATCAAAGTCATCTCTGTCCACTACCTCTAACTGTTCAACCTATCATTTGGAATTATGACCATTCTCTTTATCTTTATCCAACTCCACACACG ATAGTTTTGGGTGACAGAAGTGCGCAGAAAGCATTCAAATACACAGGAATCACTTGTTTTAATACTGGTTCCTTCTCGATTGACAGCACGTTTGTGGCATATCGCCCCTGCTCTCAGGAAGTTGAATTGTCAGCCTTGTAG
- the LOC137837882 gene encoding pentatricopeptide repeat-containing protein At1g73400, mitochondrial, with protein MMGMFRRYINSLKNPSFSLCTHHYRHIFRNKVLAQVQTTLHSTRFSPSHYSAHCQWPSLSDNNTSCVPFIQYSLPLNYYIASYIPNRHYCSETVSMSEDLSCCESDVDKVCSTMVEGSGLESHVDKVYITIMDNLIGFNNLEEALNQLGIPLSTPLVIGVLHRLRYDEKIALRFFTWAGHQENYSHEPCAYNDMMDILSSTKYKVKQFRIVCDMLEYMKRNNKIAVPAEVLMMILRKYTEKYLTHVQKFAKKRRIRVKTQPEINAFNLLLDALCKCCLVADAEALYKKMRKTVKPNAETYNILVFGWCRVRNPTRGMELLEEMIQLGHRPDNFTYNTAIDTYCKAGMITEAVDLFEFMRTKGSTLSSPTAKTYAIIIVALAQNDRMEECFKLIGHMISSGCLPDVTTYKEMIEGMCVCGKVDEAYKFLEEMGNKGYRPDIVSYNCFLKVLCDNKKSEEALKLYGRMIELSCIPSVQTYSMLISMFFKMDDPDGAFETWQEMDNRGCRPDNDTYCAMIEGLFSCNKIEDACFLLEEVINKGIKLPYQKFDSFLMQLSVLGDLQAIHRLSEHMRKFYNHGMARRYALSQKRKSMSLRGR; from the coding sequence ATGATGGGTATGTTTCGTCGGTACATAAATTCTCTGAAAAACCCTTCATTTTCACTGTGCACCCACCATTATCGTCACATCTTCAGAAACAAAGTTCTCGCACAAGTTCAAACCACACTTCACTCAACAAGGTTTTCACCCTCTCATTACTCTGCGCATTGCCAATGGCCATCGTTATCTGATAATAATACTTCTTGTGTGCCCTTCATTCAGTATTCCTTGCCCTTGAACTATTATATTGCTTCTTATATCCCTAACCGTCATTATTGTTCAGAAACTGTTTCCATGAGTGAAGATCTTAGTTGTTGTGAGAGTGATGTTGATAAGGTGTGTAGCACAATGGTGGAGGGTAGTGGTTTAGAAAGTCATGTTGATAAGGTGTATATCACTATAATGGATAATTTAATTGGATTTAACAATTTGGAGGAGGCTCTTAACCAATTGGGGATCCCATTGTCCACTCCTTTGGTTATTGGGGTGCTGCATAGGCTTAGATATGATGAAAAAATTGCATTAAGGTTCTTCACATGGGCTGGTCATCAGGAGAATTATTCACACGAGCCTTGTGCTTATAATGATATGATGGACATCCTATCTAGTACTAAGTACAAGGTGAAACAGTTTCGGATAGTTTGTGATATGTTGGAATATATGAAGAGGAATAACAAGATTGCGGTTCCGGCTGAAGTTCTGATGATGATTTTGAGAAAGTATACTGAGAAGTATCTTACTCATGTGCAGAAGTTTGCGAAGAAGAGGAGGATAAGGGTGAAGACACAACCGGAAATAAATGCATTTAACTTGCTACTGGATGCTCTGTGCAAGTGTTGTTTGGTTGCGGATGCTGAAGCTCTGTataagaaaatgaggaaaacgGTGAAGCCTAATGCAGAAACGTATAATATATTGGTTTTTGGGTGGTGTAGGGTTAGAAACCCAACTAGAGGGATGGAACTACTGGAGGAAATGATTCAATTGGGTCATAGACCTGACAATTTCACATACAACACTGCCATTGATACATACTGCAAAGCAGGTATGATAACAGAGGCTGTTGATCTTTTTGAGTTCATGAGAACAAAAGGTTCAACTTTATCTTCCCCCACTGCCAAAACTTATGCCATTATAATTGTGGCTCTTGCCCAAAATGATAGGATGGAGGAGTGTTTCAAACTTATAGGGCATATGATTTCCAGTGGTTGTCTTCCTGATGTCACAACATATAAAGAAATGATTGAGGGAATGTGTGTGTGTGGGAAGGTAGATGAAGCTTACAAGTTCTTGGAAGAGATGGGAAACAAAGGTTATAGACCGGATATTGTTTCTTATAATTGTTTTCTCAAGGTCCTTTGTGACAATAAGAAGTCTGAGGAAGCCCTTAAACTATATGGAAGAATGATTGAATTGAGTTGCATTCCTAGTGTTCAGACTTACAGTATGCTGATTTCGATGTTTTTTAAGATGGATGATCCGGATGGGGCATTTGAGACTTGGCAGGAAATGGACAACAGGGGTTGCAGACCAGACAATGACACATACTGTGCGATGATCGAGGGGCTATTTAGCTGCAATAAAATAGAAGATGCTTGTTTTCTTTTGGAAGAAGTGATAAACAAGGGAATAAAGTTGCCATATCAAAAGTTTGACTCCTTTTTGATGCAATTGTCAGTGCTTGGTGATCTTCAGGCTATTCATAGGCTCTCAGAACATATGAGGAAATTCTATAATCATGGCATGGCTAGACGTTATGCCCTGAGCCAGAAGCGTAAGAGCATGAGTTTAAGAGGGAGATAA
- the LOC137837880 gene encoding pentatricopeptide repeat-containing protein At1g20230, whose product MFHLLSQSLSSPTATLLQARQAHALILKLNLFSDTHLTTTLLTLYANTLSLSTPQLSLTLSSHLPHPTLFSFSSLIQAFARSSHFPHVLTTFSHLAPRGLASDAFLLPTTIKSCAVLRALNQGQQVHAFAVASGFVSDSIVASSLIQMYLKCDRIVGARKLFDRMPERDVVVWSAMIAGYSRLGLVDEARGLFGEMRSCGVEPNLVTWNGMLAGFGNNGLYDEAVGMFRVMLLEGFWPDGSTVSCVLPSVGCLEDVVMGAQVHGYVTKQGLICDKFVVSALLDMYGKCGFVKEMSRVFDEVEEMEIGSLNAFLTGLSRNGMVDAALEVFNRLKDQRVELNVVTWTSVIASCSQNGKDFEALELFRDMQAYGVEPNAVTIPSLIPACGNISALTHGKEIHCFSLRKGIFDDVYVGSALIDMYAKCGRIQLSRRCFDNMLAPNLVSWNAVISGYAMHGKAKETMEMFHMMQQSGQKPDSITFTCILSACAQNGLTEEGWHYYNSMSKEHGIEPKMEHYACMVTLLSRVGKLEEAYSIIKEMPFEPDACVWGALLSSCRVHNNLSLGEIAAEKLFPLEPANPGNYVLLSNIYASKGLWDEENRIREMMKSKGLRKNPGYSWIEVGHKVHMLLAGDQSHPQMKDILEKLDKLNMEMKKSGYLPKTNFVLQDVEEQDKEQILCGHSEKLAVVLGLLNTSPGQPLQVIKNLRICDDCHAVIKAISRLEGREIYIRDTNRFHHIKDGVCSCGDFW is encoded by the coding sequence ATGTTCCACCTCCTCTCCCAATCTCTGTCCTCTCCCACGGCCACCCTGTTGCAGGCGCGCCAAGCTCACGCCTTGATCCTCAAACTCAACCTCTTCTCCGATACCcacctcaccaccaccctcctCACTCTCTACGCCAACACCCTCTCTCTTTCTACCCCCCAACTCTCCCTCACTCTCTCCTCCCACCTCCCCCACCCCACCCTCTTCTCCTTCTCCTCCCTCATCCAAGCTTTCGCTCGCTCTTCCCACTTCCCCCACGTCCTCACCACATTCTCCCACCTCGCTCCCCGCGGCCTCGCCTCCGATGCCTTCCTCCTTCCCACCACCATCAAGTCCTGCGCCGTCCTCCGCGCCCTAAACCAGGGCCAACAGGTCCACGCCTTCGCCGTGGCATCTGGGTTTGTCTCAGATTCCATCGTGGCCTCCTCGTTGATCCAAATGTACCTCAAATGTGATCGCATTGTGGGTGCCAGGAAACTGTTCGACAGAATGCCTGAGAGAGATGTGGTTGTCTGGAGTGCCATGATTGCTGGCTACTCGCGGCTTGGACTTGTGGATGAGGCCAGAGGGCTTTTTGGGGAGATGAGGAGTTGCGGGGTGGAGCCCAATTTGGTGACGTGGAATGGCATGCTTGCTGGGTTTGGTAATAATGGGTTGTATGATGAGGCGGTGGGGATGTTTCGGGTAATGTTGTTGGAAGGGTTTTGGCCTGACGGGAGTACTGTTTCGTGTGTGCTTCCTTCTGTGGGGTGCTTGGAGGATGTCGTGATGGGGGCTCAGGTTCATGGTTATGTGACTAAGCAGGGGCTGATATGTGACAAGTTTGTGGTCAGCGCCCTGCTTGATATGTATGGGAAATGTGGCTTTGTGAAGGAGATGAGTAGGGTGTTTGATGAAGTGGAGGAAATGGAAATCGGGTCTTTGAATGCTTTTCTTACTGGCTTGTCGCGGAATGGTATGGTTGACGCCGCGTTGGAGGTGTTTAACAGGTTAAAGGACCAAAGAGTGGAGTTGAATGTTGTGACATGGACGTCAGTAATTGCCAGCTGTTCCCAGAATGGCAAGGATTTCGAGGCCTTGGAGCTTTTTAGAGATATGCAGGCTTATGGGGTGGAGCCTAATGCTGTGACAATCCCAAGCTTGATTCCTGCTTGTGGGAATATTTCAGCATTGACACACGGAAAGGAAATTCATTGCTTTTCTCTCCGAAAGGGGATTTTTGATGATGTATATGTAGGTAGTGCATTGATAGATATGTATGCCAAATGTGGCAGAATTCAGTTGTCCCGGCGTTGTTTTGACAATATGTTGGCCCCTAATTTGGTTTCGTGGAATGCTGTTATTAGTGGCTATGCAATGCATGGGAAGGCTAAGGAAACAATGGAGATGTTTCATATGATGCAGCAGAGTGGCCAGAAGCCGGATTCGATTACATTTACGTGTATCTTATCAGCATGTGCGCAAAACGGCTTGACTGAAGAAGGATGGCATTATTATAACAGTATGTCCAAAGAACATGGCATTGAGCCTAAAATGGAGCATTATGCTTGCATGGTGACACTGCTCAGTCGTGTTGGAAAACTAGAAGAGGCTTACTCTATCATTAAGGAAATGCCATTTGAACCTGATGCTTGTGTATGGGGAGCCTTGCTAAGTTCTTGCCGAGTTCACAATAATTTGAGTTTAGGTGAGATTGCTGCAGAGAAGCTTTTTCCGTTAGAACCAGCCAACCCTGGGAACTACGTTCTTTTGTCCAATATCTATGCTTCAAAGGGCTTGTGGGATGAAGAAAATAGAATACGTGAAATGATGAAAAGTAAGGGATTGAGGAAAAACCCTGGCTATAGTTGGATTGAAGTTGGACACAAAGTGCACATGCTTCTTGCTGGTGACCAATCACATCCACAAATGAAAGATATCTTGGAGAAGTTGGATAAATTGAATATGGAGATGAAGAAGTCCGGTTACCTCCCGAAGACTAACTTTGTGCTGCAAGATGTGGAGGAACAGGATAAGGAGCAGATATTGTGCGGGCATAGTGAGAAGTTAGCTGTAGTATTAGGGCTACTCAACACAAGTCCAGGACAACCTCTTCAAGTAATTAAGAACCTGAGAATATGTGATGACTGCCATGCTGTGATAAAAGCAATAAGCAGGTTGGAAGGAAGAGAAATTTATATAAGGGACACAAATCGTTTTCACCATATCAAAGATGGTGTTTGTTCTTGTGGAGATTTTTGGTAA
- the LOC137837884 gene encoding glutamate decarboxylase-like, translating into MVITSTATHPDEKDEHLSSTFASRYVRQPIPKFKMPDSSIPKDAAYQLINDELMLDGAPRLNLASFVTTWMEPECEKLIMASLNKNYVDMDEYPVTTELQNRCVNIIANLFHAPLSEEETAVGVGTVGSSEAIMLAGLAFKRKWQTKRKAEGKPYDKPNIVTGANVQVCWEKFARYFEVELKEVKLSEGYYVMDPVKAVEMVDENTICVAAILGSTMTGEFEDVKLLSELLTEKNKETGWDTPIHVDAASGGFIAPFLYPDLEWDFRLPLVKSINVSGHKYGLVYPGVGWVVWRSSDDLPDELVFHINYLGSDQPTFTLNFSKGSSQIIAQYYQFIRLGFEGYKNIMENCWDNARTLRKGIERTGRFDIISKDIGVPLVAFSLKDSSQHTVFEISDQLRRFGWIVPAYTMPPDAQHIAVLRVVVREDFNHGLAERLAADIDKVVKVLDTLPSPLTIKAAHVTAITSEPNDKVKKSAIETQREISVYWKRLLEGKRLGAC; encoded by the exons ATGGTTATCACATCCACTGCCACACACCCAGATGAAAAAGATGAGCATCTATCATCGACTTTTGCTTCCAGATATGTGCGTCAACCTATTCCCAA GTTCAAGATGCCAGATAGTTCCATACCAAAGGATGCTGCTTATCAGTTAATAAACGATGAGTTGATGTTGGATGGCGCACCAAGGCTCAACTTGGCCTCATTTGTTACCACTTGGATGGAGCCTGAGTGTGAAAAGCTCATAATGGCCTCACTTAACAAGAACTATGTTGACATGGATGAGTACCCTGTCACCACTGAGCTTCAG AATCGGTGTGTCAATATAATAGCAAATCTATTTCATGCTCCTCTAAGTGAAGAAGAGACTGCAGTAGGTGTGGGAACTGTGGGTTCATCTGAGGCAATAATGTTAGCTGGTTTGGCTTTTAAAAGGAAATGGCAGACCAAGAGAAAAGCAGAAGGCAAACCATATGACAAGCCTAACATAGTTACTGGGGCTAATGTGCAG GTTTGTTGGGAAAAATTCGCAAGGTACTTTGAGGTAGAGCTTAAGGAAGTGAAACTCAGTGAGGGATACTATGTGATGGATCCTGTGAAAGCAGTTGAAATGGTGGATGAGAACACCATCTGTGTTGCAGCCATTTTGGGATCAACTATGACTGGAGAGTTTGAGGATGTGAAGCTTCTCAGTGAACTTCTCACTGAAAAGAACAAGGAGACAGGTTGGGATACCCCAATTCATGTAGATGCTGCAAGTGGGGGTTTTATTGCCCCATTTCTGTATCCTGATCTAGAGTGGGATTTTCGTTTGCCATTGGTGAAAAGCATCAATGTTAGTGGTCACAAGTACGGTCTTGTATACCCTGGTGTTGGTTGGGTTGTCTGGAGGAGTTCAGATGACTTGCCAGATGAACTTGTTTTTCACATCAATTACCTTGGATCTGATCAGCCAACATTCACATTGAATTTCTCCAAAG GATCCAGTCAAATCATTGCTCAATATTACCAATTTATTCGGCTTGGCTTTGAG GGTTACAAAAATATCATGGAAAATTGCTGGGACAATGCAAGAACTCTGAGGAAAGGAATTGAGAGAACAGGGAGGTTTGATATCATCTCCAAGGACATAGGGGTGCCACTTGTGGCCTTCTCCTTGAAAGACAGTAGCCAACACACAGTGTTTGAGATATCAGACCAGCTGAGAAGATTTGGCTGGATAGTTCCAGCCTACACAATGCCACCAGATGCACAGCACATTGCGGTCCTCCGGGTGGTGGTGAGGGAGGATTTCAACCATGGCTTGGCTGAGAGACTTGCTGCAGACATAGACAAGGTTGTGAAGGTTTTAGACACACTTCCTAGCCCCCTCACAATCAAAGCTGCTCATGTCACAGCCATCACCAGTGAGCCTAATGATAAGGTCAAGAAGAGTGCAATAGAGACTCAGAGAGAGATTTCTGTCTACTGGAAGCGACTTTTGGAGGGGAAGAGACTTGGAGCATGCTAG